A DNA window from Onychostoma macrolepis isolate SWU-2019 chromosome 13, ASM1243209v1, whole genome shotgun sequence contains the following coding sequences:
- the LOC131552737 gene encoding zinc transporter ZIP9-B isoform X1 encodes MDGAWAVILISLAMFVGCFMLGIIPLLINLSEQKLQLITVLGAGLLCGTALSIIIPEGVELVQESWKDWYCSAMGENQNISESNSTLHLTARKGLRPHFFIGVSLVSGFTLMFVVDQIANYCSMHEPRARMYSGNSVTATLGLLIHAAADGVALGAAAASSQVSVQVVVFFAVILHKAPAAFGLVSFLMHAGLERKTIQKHLLAFSAAAPLMAISTYFILSATNGSSQNRLSTTGIGMLFSAGTFLYVATVHVLPEINSRGHQSSTHLHHHTGTGAYQQQGGLGITESLTLILGTGLPVLLALGLPDD; translated from the exons ATGGACGGAGCTTGGGCTGTTATTCTCATATCTCTGGCAATGTTCGTGGGATGTTTCATGCTCGGGATAATTCCATTATTGATCAATTTATCAGAG CAGAAGCTGCAGCTGATTACTGTGCTGGGGGCGGGGCTTCTATGTGGCACTGCCCTGTCAATCATCATCCCAGAGGGGGTGGAGTTAGTGCAGGAGTCATGGAAAG ACTGGTATTGCTCTGCAATGGGAGAGAATCAAAATATCTCCGAATCAAATTCAACACTTCATCTAACCGCAAGGAAAGGTCTGCGTCCTCACTTCTTCATAGGAGTCTCTCTCGTCTCGGGCTTTACGCTCATGTTTGTGGTGGACCAGATTGCCAACTACTGCTCCATGCATG AACCCCGAGCACGCATGTACAGTGGCAACAGTGTTACTGCCACCTTGGGACTGCTTATTCACGCCGCAG CTGATGGTGTTGCTCTGGGTGCAGCTGCGGCCTCATCGCAGGTGTCCGTGCAGGTTGTCGTGTTTTTTGCTGTTATTTTGCATAAG gCTCCAGCGGCGTTTGGTCTTGTGTCTTTCCTCATGCACGCAGGTCTGGAGAGGAAGACTATTCAAAAGCATttactggcattttctgctgCTGCACCGCTGATGGCCATCAGCACTTATTTTATCCTGAGTGCA ACTAATGGCTCTTCTCAGAACCGCCTGAGCACTACAGGCATTGGTATGCTGTTCTCAGCTGGGACTTTCTTATATGTAGCCACAGTTCATGTTCTGCCAGAAATCAACAGCAGAGGGCATCAGAGCTCCACTCACCTCCACCATCATACAGGAACCGGAGCCTACCAGCAGCAGGGCGGCCTGGGCATCACAGAGAGCCTGACTCTCATCCTGGGGACTGGACTTCCTGTGCTGTTGGCCCTCGGACTGCCAGATGATTAA
- the LOC131552737 gene encoding zinc transporter ZIP9-B isoform X2, whose amino-acid sequence MDGAWAVILISLAMFVGCFMLGIIPLLINLSEKLQLITVLGAGLLCGTALSIIIPEGVELVQESWKDWYCSAMGENQNISESNSTLHLTARKGLRPHFFIGVSLVSGFTLMFVVDQIANYCSMHEPRARMYSGNSVTATLGLLIHAAADGVALGAAAASSQVSVQVVVFFAVILHKAPAAFGLVSFLMHAGLERKTIQKHLLAFSAAAPLMAISTYFILSATNGSSQNRLSTTGIGMLFSAGTFLYVATVHVLPEINSRGHQSSTHLHHHTGTGAYQQQGGLGITESLTLILGTGLPVLLALGLPDD is encoded by the exons ATGGACGGAGCTTGGGCTGTTATTCTCATATCTCTGGCAATGTTCGTGGGATGTTTCATGCTCGGGATAATTCCATTATTGATCAATTTATCAGAG AAGCTGCAGCTGATTACTGTGCTGGGGGCGGGGCTTCTATGTGGCACTGCCCTGTCAATCATCATCCCAGAGGGGGTGGAGTTAGTGCAGGAGTCATGGAAAG ACTGGTATTGCTCTGCAATGGGAGAGAATCAAAATATCTCCGAATCAAATTCAACACTTCATCTAACCGCAAGGAAAGGTCTGCGTCCTCACTTCTTCATAGGAGTCTCTCTCGTCTCGGGCTTTACGCTCATGTTTGTGGTGGACCAGATTGCCAACTACTGCTCCATGCATG AACCCCGAGCACGCATGTACAGTGGCAACAGTGTTACTGCCACCTTGGGACTGCTTATTCACGCCGCAG CTGATGGTGTTGCTCTGGGTGCAGCTGCGGCCTCATCGCAGGTGTCCGTGCAGGTTGTCGTGTTTTTTGCTGTTATTTTGCATAAG gCTCCAGCGGCGTTTGGTCTTGTGTCTTTCCTCATGCACGCAGGTCTGGAGAGGAAGACTATTCAAAAGCATttactggcattttctgctgCTGCACCGCTGATGGCCATCAGCACTTATTTTATCCTGAGTGCA ACTAATGGCTCTTCTCAGAACCGCCTGAGCACTACAGGCATTGGTATGCTGTTCTCAGCTGGGACTTTCTTATATGTAGCCACAGTTCATGTTCTGCCAGAAATCAACAGCAGAGGGCATCAGAGCTCCACTCACCTCCACCATCATACAGGAACCGGAGCCTACCAGCAGCAGGGCGGCCTGGGCATCACAGAGAGCCTGACTCTCATCCTGGGGACTGGACTTCCTGTGCTGTTGGCCCTCGGACTGCCAGATGATTAA